The nucleotide window GTACGTTTGTAGTTTAAGGTCAGTTGGAGTGCTAGTTCTCGAGATATGGTCGGTGTCACAGTGTATTTCTAGTCTTACACAGCTGTCACCTTGCACAGGAGCCTGGCTCACACCATTATGATAGCTCAAGCAAAAAAGGATTGGACGCCCGGCCGAAAAACGATATCCCTGAGGTGCGCCTCGCTGATAGGTGAAAACACTCGACTGACTTCGGCCGCCGTATGGGCATCCCCCGCGAACTTTTCTGAGAAAACAGCAAGGTGGTCGGGCGCCTCGGAGGGAGTGGGAAAAAACATCCACCACTCGGATTTTCAAGTCTGGAGGTCGGCCTGTGCGGCGGAGGTGACTTGGGCGACGGTAGGTAGACGGAAACCCAGCACCCACAGCCAGTGGGTAAGTAGCGCAGGGACAGCCAAAGTAAAGATGTTAGTGTGTATATGTTTAGATAGCGTGTATAAGAGTGTACGTTTGTAGTTTAAGGTCAGTTGGAGTGCTAGTTGTCGAGACACGGTCGGTGTCACAGTGTATTTCTAGTCTTACACAGCTGTCACCTTGCACAGGAGCCTGGCTCACTCAGTTTTGGACATTCAAGCACGAAAAGCATATTACCTTCCTTTTTCATGTCATGTCTTCCCTGCACCAACGCGTCAGCTCGtgttctttcctctttgggCCGTGGCCGCGTTCCCCTGTGGACGTGTTTGGCGTTGTTTTTTCTCTGGCGATGGCGTCCGCTTTTTCTGGGACAAACGAAGAAaaacagaatatataaCTGGGCCAAATTTTTATTCCCTTAAACCACACTCTCTCCCCCTTCCCATCCCACCAAACAACCATTCGCaaatccaccaccaccatgTTTTACATTTCAGATAACGTCAGCGTTGTCGATGGATTTGTCGTGTtaactattgaaaaggagGGTGCTTCTGTCCGCAAGGTTGTCAAGAAGTTCCACCCCAAGAGCAAGCTGTTCCTGCTGGAGGAGCGCACCAAGCTGGCCAACTACGCCCTGGTGGACCTGGACGAGTACCACACCGCCTTCCCCGGCTCCGACCTTGTCCCCGTCCCCAGCTCCCAGCTCTTCTCCGTCTGCACCACCTCCAAGAGGCTCTTCTACACCACCCCAGACGGCTTCCGCATTGTCAACAGCAAGACCCCAGACAGACACAGACGCTGCTCCCAGGAGTACACCGTCATCCCCGTGGTCTACAAGGACAAGCCCACCAAGTACCTCTATCTCAGGGACGAGACCCACTCCACGCAGTACCTGCTCGCCGACGTCACAGTCGACAGGGACATTGTGCACTCCAAGGACTCGTCCTTCTTCGAACAGGAGATGAATGTGGGTGAGATCGTGTTCACCGAGAACGATCTGTCCGTCTTGGCCGGCTTCCAGCAGTACAAGGCCCAGTTTGCAGAGGACATCTACTCCTACTTCTCCACCATCTACTCCGAGGTCAGGTCCAGGTACCACCGCCGTCCGTACCTGTCCTCGTCCACCGTCCAGGCTACGGGGAGACCTTCCCCAAGGACCTGCAGATCCCCACCATCCAGAAGTACAGCTCCATGGGGTCTGCCTTTCTGTTTCTGGCGGAGGTGTTCCCACAACTCTCCTTTGCCGAGGACTTTACCTGCGAACATGAACAGAGTCCGCCCAAGTCCATTGATGCCTATCGCCTCGTGGTTCACTTTCAAGCTGCTACCGGGCTCTGACAACGAACTGTGGTACCTTTTGGTGCGCATCTGCTGCTACAACTGGCAGGACACCTCCGTGGCGTACCCAGCTCTCCACACCTTGAACTCCTTTCGCCAGCTGGTCGACTCTATCCGGGCCCTGGCCACCTACTCTGTTCTCTACCGGTTTCTCCATGCTGGGGCCATCCCCGGTGACTCTACTGCCGATGag belongs to Naumovozyma castellii chromosome 3, complete genome and includes:
- the NCAS0C06000 gene encoding uncharacterized protein, translated to MFYISDNVSVVDGFVVLTIEKEGASVRKVVKKFHPKSKLFLLEERTKLANYALVDLDEYHTAFPGSDLVPVPSSQLFSVCTTSKRLFYTTPDGFRIVNSKTPDRHRRCSQEYTVIPVVYKDKPTKYLYLRDETHSTQYLLADVTVDRDIVHSKDSSFFEQEMNVGEIVFTENDLSVLAGFQQYKAQFAEDIYSYFSTIYSEVRSRYHRRPYLSSSTVQATGRPSPRTCRSPPSRSTAPWGLPFCFWRRCSHNSPLPRTLPANMNRVRPSPLMPIASWFTFKLLPGSDNELWYLLVRICCYNWQDTSVAYPALHTLNSFRQLVDSIRALATYSVLYRFLHAGAIPGDSTADEIFFTKKSEPWTWTNVMYHKLTVAYQNYTKFNVRVCKPDACLSRQEVLPILHQGVLRQRQGAFRVQPL